In the Arachis ipaensis cultivar K30076 chromosome B10, Araip1.1, whole genome shotgun sequence genome, one interval contains:
- the LOC107620874 gene encoding protein LOW PSII ACCUMULATION 3, chloroplastic-like translates to MAFVGCYISDSFHFGELVLNLQCRLGLLGFPPKDLYYRFLSQFTPVFYIRIREYSKTVAIAPYIVNYSGAVFRQYPSPWQVMLKQADGSYACIAESATRFTLGEASTWWEEDFDLEASSAWRS, encoded by the exons ATGGCCTTTGTTGGCT GTTATATTTCTGACTCGTTTCATTTTGGTG AGTTAGTATTGAATTTACAGTGCCGATTAGGCCTTTTGGGCTTCCCTCCCAAAGATTTGTATTACCGCTTCCTTTCACAATTCACTCCGGTATTCTACATTAGAATCAGAGAGTATTCAAAG ACAGTTGCAATAGCACCTTATATTGTCAATTACAGTGGAGCAGTGTTCCGCCAGTATCCAA GTCCTTGGCAGGTGATGCTTAAGCAAGCAGATGGTTCTTACGCTTGCATAGCAGAAAGCGCAACCCGCTTCACCCTTGGTGAA GCAAGCACATGGTGGGAAGAAGATTTTGATTTGGAAGCATCTTCTGCATGGAGGAGCTGA